One window from the genome of Treponema sp. OMZ 838 encodes:
- a CDS encoding NAD(P)-dependent oxidoreductase has product MNYDIMHFEALGKEAEFLKNITEELQKKGALPTSFTSLITPLTIQEYLKENTVDLPDIITTKTHSKLPDTYVNNGIKKSVITRSAGYDHFEHLQYKINLASLREYCIDAVAQTAIKFLYCTAGNLNEYSYNTKVFERKNTKSFMELGKNRIATVYGVGKIGKRVYEDLEANGLTVQAVDIRENELKQLPEYKDCCFTDRDTAIANSDILINVMNLTKDKNSRFYNEGYFDEKYLLKAKKPLIFINVTRGEIAPEATLLKLYREGKITGIAADVFSQESELTDYLRADDFTGCRNENILAAKEIIDESLSRKSNFYVQPHQGFNSDIAAKTKAAEAMNHVVFWLNNGKTHFKEQLPYYK; this is encoded by the coding sequence ATGAATTACGATATAATGCATTTTGAAGCTCTTGGTAAGGAAGCAGAGTTTTTAAAGAATATAACAGAAGAACTGCAAAAGAAAGGTGCATTGCCTACTTCTTTTACCTCTTTGATTACCCCGTTGACTATTCAAGAGTACCTGAAAGAAAATACAGTTGATTTACCCGATATAATTACGACAAAAACACATTCAAAGTTGCCGGATACGTATGTTAATAACGGAATTAAAAAAAGCGTTATTACACGAAGTGCGGGGTATGATCATTTTGAACATTTGCAATACAAGATTAACTTAGCAAGTTTAAGAGAGTATTGTATCGATGCCGTTGCACAAACTGCAATAAAATTTCTTTATTGTACAGCTGGCAATTTGAATGAATATTCGTATAATACGAAGGTTTTTGAACGAAAAAATACCAAATCTTTTATGGAGTTGGGAAAAAACAGGATTGCTACCGTGTACGGTGTTGGGAAGATTGGTAAGCGAGTTTATGAAGATCTGGAAGCGAACGGTTTAACTGTTCAAGCTGTTGATATTCGCGAAAATGAGTTGAAACAACTACCGGAATACAAAGATTGCTGTTTTACAGATCGGGACACCGCTATTGCAAATTCCGATATACTGATCAATGTGATGAATTTAACAAAAGACAAAAATAGCAGGTTTTATAATGAAGGATATTTCGATGAAAAATATCTTTTAAAGGCAAAAAAACCGTTGATTTTTATCAATGTTACAAGAGGAGAAATTGCTCCCGAAGCAACGTTACTGAAGCTATATCGAGAAGGTAAGATTACCGGTATCGCAGCGGACGTGTTCAGCCAAGAGTCTGAGTTAACGGATTACTTGCGAGCAGATGATTTTACAGGGTGCCGTAATGAAAATATTCTGGCAGCTAAGGAAATTATCGATGAATCGTTGTCAAGGAAATCGAATTTCTATGTCCAGCCCCATCAAGGGTTTAATTCAGATATAGCAGCAAAGACTAAAGCTGCCGAAGCAATGAATCATGTCGTATTCTGGTTGAATAACGGTAAAACTCACTTTAAAGAGCAATTGCCGTATTATAAATAG
- a CDS encoding sodium/glutamate symporter yields MSLWDIVTDAGLLGALLLIGQFLRAKVKFFQSILMPASLIGGFIGLALGPSGFHILPFSAQLTKYAGVLIAVVFAATPIGDKPISKKDIKGVGGFFYQNTGILMLQYAAGMVLALGILNKIWPSLNDGFGLLMATGFYGGHGTAAAVGAIYKEHGYPEFFDLANVSATVGLVGGIVLGMVLINWGTRKGYTNYVESPKQLPEHIRTGLIPESQQKSAGKITISNMSLDPLAFHIAIIMIATMLGKWFSVMVKSQVSWLSIPEFVSALIFGYVMQFFLKRTGATKYVDRYTVQRISSTATDLLVISAIVGLKLNVIAANFGPLLISFAFGLILNIAWFIYVGKYSSSKDWFERAIMNYGRANGVIATGVLLSRVVDPDQKSRGLEDTGITDLLNRPIAIALQALPPIFIAMGGSYPMYTTLVMCAGFIVLTIVALAFKWWTPGKMQYSKE; encoded by the coding sequence ATGTCTTTATGGGATATTGTAACCGATGCGGGGCTTTTAGGAGCACTGCTGCTCATCGGTCAATTTTTAAGAGCTAAAGTTAAGTTTTTTCAGTCTATACTGATGCCGGCTTCATTGATCGGCGGTTTTATCGGTTTGGCGCTCGGACCGAGCGGTTTTCATATATTGCCGTTCTCAGCTCAATTAACAAAGTATGCAGGGGTGCTTATCGCGGTTGTGTTTGCTGCTACTCCTATTGGAGATAAGCCTATCTCCAAAAAGGATATAAAGGGGGTAGGCGGTTTCTTCTATCAAAATACGGGAATCCTTATGCTGCAATATGCAGCCGGAATGGTCTTAGCACTGGGTATCCTCAATAAGATTTGGCCCAGTCTAAACGATGGTTTTGGTTTGCTGATGGCAACCGGATTTTACGGCGGACACGGAACTGCCGCTGCTGTTGGCGCGATTTATAAAGAGCATGGGTATCCGGAATTTTTCGATTTGGCAAACGTCTCTGCAACTGTCGGATTAGTTGGTGGTATTGTGCTCGGTATGGTTCTTATCAACTGGGGAACACGGAAAGGTTATACGAATTATGTTGAATCACCGAAGCAGCTTCCAGAACATATCCGTACTGGTCTTATTCCTGAAAGTCAGCAAAAAAGTGCTGGAAAAATCACTATTTCGAATATGTCCTTGGATCCCCTTGCATTCCATATTGCAATCATCATGATTGCTACGATGTTGGGTAAATGGTTCTCAGTTATGGTCAAGAGCCAAGTGAGCTGGCTCTCCATTCCGGAATTTGTTTCTGCATTGATCTTCGGTTATGTCATGCAATTCTTTTTAAAGAGAACCGGTGCTACAAAGTATGTTGATAGATACACCGTACAAAGAATAAGCAGTACTGCAACGGATTTATTGGTTATATCCGCAATTGTCGGCTTAAAACTCAATGTTATTGCAGCAAATTTTGGGCCGCTTTTAATCAGCTTTGCCTTTGGTCTTATCCTCAATATCGCGTGGTTCATCTATGTCGGTAAATATAGTTCTTCTAAAGATTGGTTTGAACGGGCTATTATGAATTACGGCCGCGCAAATGGTGTTATTGCAACGGGTGTCTTGCTCAGTAGAGTTGTTGACCCTGATCAAAAATCGCGAGGTTTGGAAGATACCGGTATAACAGACTTGCTTAATAGACCGATTGCAATTGCTTTACAAGCATTACCCCCTATTTTTATTGCAATGGGCGGGTCGTATCCGATGTATACAACATTAGTTATGTGCGCAGGTTTTATAGTGTTAACCATTGTAGCCTTAGCATTTAAGTGGTGGACACCTGGAAAGATGCAGTATTCAAAAGAATAG
- the rpsD gene encoding 30S ribosomal protein S4: protein MATRQPKGKLVRRFGSNIFGNPKYSKLLDRKPNAPGKERGAKQRGKLSVYGEQLKEKQKFRFAYGMSERQFSNLFQKAFKMSGVTGDNMLSLMEQRLDNTIYRMGFAVSRAQARQMVSHAYFLLNGKPANIPSMRVKVGDVITTKDKKGFQNLIRHNLSTVQGSKGGWLSVNDENLSATVTALPTPADIQPVGNIQYVVEFYSR from the coding sequence ATGGCAACGAGACAGCCGAAAGGTAAATTGGTCCGCCGGTTCGGATCAAATATTTTTGGAAATCCTAAGTACAGTAAGTTATTGGATAGAAAACCGAATGCCCCCGGTAAGGAACGCGGTGCTAAACAACGCGGAAAGCTTTCCGTTTACGGCGAACAGTTAAAGGAAAAACAGAAATTCCGCTTTGCGTATGGAATGTCCGAGCGTCAGTTCAGCAATCTGTTCCAAAAAGCATTTAAGATGTCCGGTGTTACCGGTGATAATATGCTCTCCTTAATGGAACAGCGGTTGGATAATACCATTTATCGCATGGGATTTGCAGTAAGCCGTGCGCAGGCGCGTCAGATGGTTTCTCACGCTTATTTCTTATTGAACGGTAAACCGGCAAATATCCCGTCCATGCGGGTTAAAGTCGGTGATGTCATTACGACAAAAGACAAGAAAGGCTTCCAAAATCTTATCCGGCACAACTTAAGCACCGTACAAGGTTCAAAGGGAGGGTGGCTTTCCGTTAATGATGAAAACTTATCTGCAACGGTAACGGCACTTCCTACTCCCGCCGATATTCAACCGGTTGGAAATATCCAGTACGTCGTCGAATTCTATTCTCGGTAG
- a CDS encoding DUF2141 domain-containing protein has product MKKINTKKTCAVFFCLMCLWLAYAQTTQNEVHYDVEIVVTGIQEHSGMIAISIHDSAESFNKRLPYRTAELAVTGEQAVYHIQLKAGEYAFCVYHDVNNDGKLNTNAIGIPKEPYGFSNYNGKGFPGNFKKHKVLIGEAMTITIPLIKL; this is encoded by the coding sequence ATGAAAAAGATAAATACGAAAAAAACATGTGCCGTATTTTTCTGTCTGATGTGTCTTTGGTTAGCGTATGCCCAAACAACGCAGAACGAAGTGCACTACGATGTTGAAATCGTCGTTACCGGTATACAAGAACATTCGGGGATGATTGCGATAAGTATTCATGATTCAGCGGAAAGTTTTAACAAACGGCTCCCGTATCGAACTGCCGAACTGGCTGTAACCGGAGAGCAAGCGGTGTATCATATACAGCTAAAAGCCGGCGAGTATGCTTTTTGCGTGTATCACGATGTCAACAACGATGGAAAACTCAATACAAATGCGATAGGCATACCAAAAGAACCGTACGGCTTTAGTAACTATAATGGAAAAGGATTTCCCGGCAACTTCAAAAAACACAAGGTGTTAATAGGCGAGGCAATGACGATAACAATCCCTTTGATCAAACTGTAA
- a CDS encoding EFR1 family ferrodoxin (N-terminal region resembles flavodoxins. C-terminal ferrodoxin region binds two 4Fe-4S clusters.) gives MNGIYFSGTGNTKYCMEVLVKATGGKAFSIETREALEVLRISDEIVIGYPIYFSDIPRIVKMFIVEHADMFYRKRVFVIATMGLFSGDGAGLAARLLQKYGAVVTGGLHIRMPDCIADVKLLKKTLEENRTLILVAEKKIEQTADGIKRGIYPKDGLSLLHHIAGLFGQRLWFKRHAKKLTEQLKIRTDRCIGCGICAAHCPSKSLHIENNKAVFCPGNCTICYRCINNCPTKAITLIGTDVFEQCRFENYGEEKIT, from the coding sequence ATGAATGGTATTTATTTTAGCGGAACGGGCAATACAAAATACTGCATGGAAGTATTAGTAAAAGCAACGGGAGGCAAGGCTTTCAGCATCGAAACAAGAGAAGCCCTTGAAGTCTTACGCATATCGGATGAAATTGTGATCGGTTACCCCATTTATTTCAGCGACATTCCGCGTATTGTAAAAATGTTTATTGTAGAACATGCCGATATGTTTTACAGAAAGCGCGTTTTCGTTATTGCGACGATGGGGCTTTTTAGCGGAGACGGCGCGGGACTTGCGGCGCGGCTGCTTCAAAAATACGGCGCCGTTGTTACAGGAGGTTTGCACATACGAATGCCGGACTGTATTGCCGATGTAAAGCTTTTGAAAAAAACGCTTGAAGAAAATAGAACTCTCATATTGGTGGCAGAAAAAAAAATTGAACAAACGGCAGATGGTATAAAGCGGGGCATCTATCCCAAAGACGGCTTGTCCCTTTTGCATCACATTGCAGGTTTATTCGGACAACGCCTGTGGTTTAAACGGCATGCAAAAAAACTGACTGAGCAGCTTAAAATCCGAACGGATCGCTGCATCGGCTGTGGTATATGTGCGGCACATTGTCCTTCAAAATCATTGCATATCGAAAACAATAAAGCCGTATTTTGTCCCGGAAACTGCACGATATGTTATCGATGTATCAACAACTGTCCTACAAAGGCGATCACACTGATAGGTACGGACGTATTCGAACAGTGCCGCTTTGAAAATTATGGAGAGGAGAAAATAACATGA
- a CDS encoding TetR/AcrR family transcriptional regulator: protein MSTSNLPYHRKDLKNLLIEKGIEIVNADGLQSFSLRKAAAACKVSHAAPYSHFHNKEELLSAMQLHITERFSQILEAAIVENKNPAALLKDIGIAYVSFFIDNPSYFQFLYANSDIKVDLTLSIPDEENYTPFILYKNSLLSLLDQSTVSKEKQNDILITTWAFIHGLTALATMKNVRYDKNWKEKITDFMDLLEPSFLSSAHFQRAAVK, encoded by the coding sequence ATGAGTACATCGAATTTACCTTACCACCGCAAGGATTTAAAAAATCTATTGATTGAAAAAGGAATCGAAATTGTTAACGCCGATGGCTTACAATCTTTTTCGCTGAGAAAAGCGGCAGCTGCCTGTAAAGTCAGTCATGCTGCTCCGTACAGTCATTTTCACAACAAGGAAGAATTGCTGAGCGCAATGCAGCTGCATATCACCGAGCGCTTTTCGCAAATACTCGAGGCGGCTATCGTCGAAAATAAAAATCCTGCCGCATTATTAAAAGATATAGGTATAGCCTATGTTTCTTTTTTTATTGATAATCCCTCTTATTTTCAATTTTTGTATGCCAACTCCGATATCAAGGTAGATTTAACTTTATCGATACCGGATGAGGAAAATTATACCCCCTTTATTCTATATAAAAACAGCCTTCTTTCATTGCTCGATCAAAGTACGGTTTCAAAAGAAAAGCAAAACGATATTCTTATAACGACATGGGCTTTTATACACGGACTGACGGCATTGGCAACAATGAAAAATGTCCGCTACGACAAAAATTGGAAAGAAAAAATCACCGATTTTATGGATTTGCTTGAACCGTCTTTTTTAAGCAGTGCTCATTTTCAGCGGGCAGCGGTAAAGTAG
- the gyrB gene encoding DNA topoisomerase (ATP-hydrolyzing) subunit B has product MTTPSYSAENITVLKGLDAVRKRPGMYIGSTGPDGLHHLVYEVVDNCIDEAMAGYCDTILVVLEKNDTVRVEDNGRGIPVDIHPEEGVSALELVLTRLHAGGKFDKGSYKVSGGLHGVGVSVVNALSTSMEAIVCRDGFEYVQKFAAGEPLGPVAKRGETQKRGTTIRWTADPTIFTETTTYNFDVLAVRLRELAFLNNTISIVLRDERLSTPKEVTFAFDGGLSHFVRYLNENKQVLPKEPIYFDGEKNDVIVELAMQYNDGYKENILSFVNDINTREGGTHLEGFKTALTRVMNEFLKKNAKLSKKMEKEEKLMGEDVRAGLTAVLSVKVPEPQFEGQTKTKLGNSDVRSIVDTFINEKLTLFFEQNPTEIDKILEKAVGEATARIAARKAKEATRRKSGLDSFGLPGKLADCSSKDPEKCEVYIVEGDSAGGSAKKGRDSKTQAILPLWGKMLNVEKTRLDKVLSNEKLQPIIATLGTGIGEDFNLDKIRYHKIIIMADADVDGSHIRTLLLTFFFRYMPELIEHGYVYLAMPPLYKISYNKKEWYVYDDSERDSILNEIGRNVSPAVQRYKGLGEMDGTQLWETTMDPARRKMMRVTLPDAVEADRIFSTLMGEEVEPRRKFIEENAVYANLDV; this is encoded by the coding sequence ATGACAACGCCTTCATATTCAGCGGAAAATATTACGGTTTTAAAGGGGCTGGACGCCGTCCGCAAGCGCCCCGGAATGTATATCGGCTCTACCGGTCCCGATGGGCTGCATCATTTGGTATACGAAGTTGTCGACAACTGTATCGACGAAGCGATGGCAGGTTATTGCGATACCATTTTGGTCGTATTGGAAAAAAACGATACCGTCAGGGTAGAAGATAACGGACGCGGTATTCCCGTCGATATTCACCCCGAAGAGGGCGTGAGCGCGCTGGAGTTGGTTTTGACACGACTCCATGCAGGCGGTAAATTCGACAAGGGTTCGTACAAGGTTTCCGGCGGTTTGCACGGTGTCGGTGTGTCTGTCGTCAATGCGCTTTCCACCAGTATGGAAGCGATTGTTTGCAGGGACGGCTTTGAATATGTGCAGAAATTTGCCGCCGGTGAACCGCTCGGCCCGGTTGCCAAACGAGGAGAAACGCAAAAGCGCGGCACTACCATCCGCTGGACTGCCGACCCGACTATTTTTACCGAAACGACCACCTATAACTTTGACGTACTGGCAGTCCGGCTGCGCGAACTCGCCTTTTTGAACAACACCATCAGCATCGTATTGCGGGATGAGCGGCTTTCTACACCCAAAGAAGTTACTTTTGCCTTTGACGGCGGGCTTTCTCACTTTGTGCGTTACCTGAACGAGAACAAACAGGTGCTGCCAAAAGAACCGATCTATTTTGACGGTGAAAAAAACGATGTCATTGTTGAACTTGCAATGCAGTACAACGACGGTTATAAAGAAAACATCCTTTCCTTTGTCAACGATATTAACACACGGGAAGGCGGTACCCACCTCGAAGGTTTTAAAACGGCGCTCACTCGCGTGATGAATGAATTCTTGAAAAAAAACGCCAAGCTTTCTAAAAAGATGGAAAAAGAAGAAAAGCTGATGGGTGAAGATGTGCGTGCCGGTTTAACGGCGGTACTGTCGGTCAAAGTTCCCGAGCCTCAGTTTGAAGGACAGACGAAGACCAAACTCGGCAACAGCGATGTGCGCAGCATCGTTGACACCTTTATCAACGAAAAACTCACCCTCTTTTTTGAGCAAAACCCGACCGAAATCGATAAAATCCTCGAAAAAGCAGTAGGAGAAGCAACCGCCCGTATCGCAGCGCGCAAGGCAAAAGAAGCGACCCGCCGGAAAAGCGGGCTGGACAGCTTCGGACTGCCGGGAAAACTTGCCGACTGTTCTTCCAAAGACCCGGAAAAATGTGAGGTTTACATTGTAGAAGGTGATTCAGCTGGCGGTTCCGCAAAGAAGGGACGCGACAGCAAGACGCAGGCAATTTTACCGCTCTGGGGAAAGATGCTGAACGTCGAGAAGACCCGGCTCGACAAGGTACTCAGTAATGAGAAACTCCAGCCGATTATCGCAACACTTGGTACCGGCATCGGTGAAGACTTTAACCTTGATAAAATCCGCTACCACAAGATTATCATTATGGCTGATGCCGATGTGGACGGTTCCCATATCCGCACGCTCTTACTCACCTTCTTTTTCCGCTATATGCCGGAACTGATTGAACATGGCTATGTGTATCTCGCAATGCCGCCGTTGTATAAAATTTCCTATAATAAAAAAGAATGGTACGTGTATGACGACAGCGAACGGGACAGCATTTTGAATGAAATCGGACGCAACGTCAGCCCCGCGGTACAGCGGTACAAGGGTTTGGGTGAAATGGACGGCACGCAGCTCTGGGAGACCACGATGGATCCTGCCCGCCGTAAGATGATGCGGGTAACCCTGCCCGATGCGGTAGAAGCTGACCGGATTTTCAGCACGCTGATGGGCGAAGAAGTAGAGCCGCGCCGCAAATTTATCGAAGAAAATGCGGTGTATGCAAATCTCGATGTATAA
- the gyrA gene encoding DNA topoisomerase (ATP-hydrolyzing) subunit A gives MEEIKTPEGGVLIPIPIETEVKRAYIDYSMSVIVSRALPDVRDGLKPVHRRILYSMEEKNLRYSGPTRKCAKIVGDVLGSYHPHGDASVYDALVRLGQDFSLRYPVIHPQGNFGTIGGDPPAAYRYTEAKMARLAESMVEDIKKDTVDFIPNFDDSTQEPTVLPGKFPFLLANGSSGIAVGMATNMPPHNLREIAQAVSAYIDNPDITIDELAKYIKGPDFPTGGIIFGKKGIRQAFKTGRGKILVRGRFNIEVDKKGKETIIFTEVPYQVNTTALVAKIGELAREKVIEGIVAVNDETSDRAGLRLVIELKRGAIAKVVLNQLFSKTALQSSFGVINLALVDGRPQTLTLKQLVGYFVAHRQEVVTRRVRFDLKKAEERAHILRALIVAIDNIDEVIKIIRGSRDTASAKNALMERFSFDDIQAQAIVDMQLKRLTSLEIEDLRKELQELELLIEHLKDLLAHPEKILALIKQETDELAEKFGDDRRTDIVSDEVEEINIEDLIKKEQMVVLVSNLGYIKRVPVTAYKRQNRGGKGSNSAALVEDDFIDQIFTASTHDYIMFITNEGKAYWVKVHEIPEASRTSRGSHIKSLLAVSSDEEITTIVSLKEFSSDTYLLMATAGGIVKKVQTDSFQNAKTRGIIAIKLDEGDKLVSAILTTGKDELMLVTRHGQALRVSETEIRDQGRASHGVIGIRLSGGDELTGALRINGGKLLVMSENGYGKRVDFSEFSPHGRGTGGQKVYTITEKTGEVVGLLAVADDDEIVCITGQGKTIRVQVSSINVMGRAAQGVKILDIESPDQLIGLDVVAREDEEDIAPPASETTFNGELDLDGGDV, from the coding sequence GTGGAAGAGATAAAAACGCCGGAAGGCGGGGTGTTAATCCCCATTCCGATTGAAACTGAAGTAAAACGTGCATATATAGACTATTCGATGTCGGTTATTGTGAGCCGTGCCCTGCCTGATGTGCGGGATGGCTTGAAGCCGGTACACCGCAGAATCCTCTATTCAATGGAAGAGAAGAACTTGCGTTATTCGGGCCCGACGCGCAAATGCGCTAAGATTGTCGGTGATGTACTGGGAAGTTACCATCCGCATGGCGATGCCTCCGTCTATGATGCGCTTGTCCGTTTGGGGCAGGATTTTTCCCTCCGGTATCCGGTAATCCATCCGCAAGGAAACTTCGGAACCATCGGCGGCGACCCGCCTGCAGCCTACCGTTATACGGAAGCAAAGATGGCGCGGCTTGCGGAGTCGATGGTAGAGGATATCAAAAAAGATACCGTTGATTTTATTCCAAACTTTGACGATTCTACGCAGGAGCCGACCGTCCTGCCGGGCAAATTTCCATTTCTATTGGCGAATGGTTCAAGCGGTATCGCCGTCGGTATGGCAACCAATATGCCGCCGCACAACCTACGTGAAATTGCTCAAGCGGTGTCCGCCTATATCGACAATCCTGACATTACCATTGATGAGCTTGCCAAGTACATCAAAGGACCAGACTTTCCGACCGGCGGTATTATCTTCGGCAAAAAGGGCATCCGGCAGGCGTTTAAAACCGGACGCGGAAAGATTTTAGTCCGCGGCAGATTCAATATCGAAGTTGACAAAAAAGGCAAGGAAACGATTATCTTTACCGAAGTGCCTTATCAGGTAAACACCACGGCGCTCGTTGCTAAGATAGGTGAACTTGCCCGTGAAAAAGTAATAGAAGGGATTGTGGCAGTCAACGATGAAACCTCAGACCGCGCCGGCTTACGGCTGGTTATCGAGCTCAAACGAGGGGCTATCGCAAAGGTGGTGCTGAACCAGCTCTTTTCCAAGACCGCGCTGCAGTCATCCTTCGGCGTTATTAACCTTGCATTGGTGGATGGGCGGCCGCAAACACTGACGCTCAAACAGCTGGTCGGCTACTTTGTGGCACACCGGCAGGAGGTTGTTACCCGCCGCGTCCGTTTCGACCTGAAAAAAGCTGAAGAACGAGCTCATATTTTACGTGCTCTTATCGTCGCCATCGACAACATCGATGAGGTGATCAAGATTATCCGCGGCTCCCGCGATACGGCAAGCGCCAAGAATGCATTGATGGAGCGGTTCTCGTTTGACGACATACAGGCGCAGGCCATCGTTGATATGCAGCTCAAGCGCCTCACCAGCCTCGAAATTGAAGACCTCCGCAAGGAATTACAGGAGCTTGAACTGCTGATCGAACACCTGAAAGACCTCTTGGCGCATCCTGAAAAGATTCTTGCGCTGATTAAGCAGGAAACCGATGAACTTGCAGAGAAATTCGGCGATGACCGCCGTACCGATATTGTCAGCGATGAGGTGGAAGAGATTAACATCGAAGACCTCATCAAAAAAGAGCAGATGGTAGTGCTGGTTTCCAACCTTGGCTACATCAAGCGGGTGCCGGTTACCGCCTACAAGCGGCAGAACCGCGGCGGCAAGGGTTCCAATTCGGCAGCCTTGGTTGAAGATGACTTTATCGACCAGATTTTCACTGCTTCCACGCACGACTACATCATGTTTATCACTAATGAGGGGAAGGCATACTGGGTTAAGGTACACGAAATCCCCGAAGCGAGCCGTACAAGCCGCGGTTCTCATATCAAGTCGCTGCTCGCCGTATCTTCCGACGAGGAAATTACCACGATTGTATCCTTAAAAGAGTTTAGTAGCGACACATACCTACTGATGGCGACGGCGGGCGGCATTGTGAAGAAAGTGCAGACCGATAGCTTCCAAAATGCCAAAACGCGCGGTATTATCGCCATTAAGCTCGATGAAGGGGATAAGCTCGTGAGTGCAATCCTTACCACCGGTAAAGATGAGCTAATGCTGGTAACCCGGCACGGACAGGCGCTCCGCGTTTCCGAAACCGAAATACGCGACCAAGGCCGCGCTTCGCATGGGGTAATCGGTATTCGGTTGTCCGGCGGGGATGAGCTGACCGGCGCGCTTCGGATTAACGGCGGTAAGCTCCTCGTGATGAGCGAGAACGGCTACGGCAAGCGGGTTGATTTTTCCGAGTTTTCTCCGCATGGGCGCGGTACAGGCGGGCAAAAGGTGTACACCATTACCGAAAAAACCGGCGAAGTGGTCGGATTGCTTGCCGTCGCTGACGATGACGAAATTGTCTGCATCACCGGACAGGGAAAGACCATCCGCGTGCAGGTTTCTTCTATTAATGTGATGGGACGCGCCGCGCAGGGTGTTAAAATTCTCGATATCGAAAGCCCCGACCAGCTCATCGGGTTGGATGTGGTTGCACGCGAGGATGAAGAAGACATCGCGCCGCCCGCTTCGGAAACAACCTTCAACGGAGAGCTTGACCTCGACGGAGGGGATGTTTAG
- a CDS encoding Glu/Leu/Phe/Val dehydrogenase: MSKETLNPLANAQAQVKKACDALGTDPAVYELLKEPQRIIEISIPVKMDNGSIKVFKGYRSAHNDAVGPYKGGIRFHQNVNADEVKALSMWMSIKCQVTGIPYGGSKGGITVDPSELSQRELEQLSRGWVRGMYKYLGEKVDVPAPDVNTNGQIMAWMQDEYNKLTGEQTIGVFTGKPLTYGGSKGRNEATGFGVAVIMREACKAIGMDLKKATVAVQGFGNVGKFTVKNIIKLGGKVVAVAEFDKKEGTYATYKESGFTFEELNDAKTKDGSLLHVPGAKKISLDDFWALNVDVISPCAMENAIKEHEANLIKAKLICEGANGPITLEADDILYKKGILVTPDILTNAGGVTVSYFEWVQNLYGYYWTEKEVEEKEERAMVDAFNPIWALKQEKNVSFRQATYMKSIKRIDEAMKVRGWY, encoded by the coding sequence ATGAGCAAAGAAACCTTAAACCCGTTAGCGAATGCACAGGCACAAGTAAAAAAAGCATGCGATGCTTTGGGTACGGATCCCGCGGTATATGAATTATTGAAGGAACCGCAACGGATAATTGAAATTTCCATTCCGGTAAAGATGGATAACGGTTCTATCAAGGTATTTAAGGGATATAGATCTGCACATAACGATGCGGTCGGTCCCTACAAGGGCGGAATCCGATTCCATCAAAATGTTAATGCAGATGAAGTTAAAGCTCTGTCAATGTGGATGAGTATTAAGTGCCAAGTAACAGGTATCCCGTATGGTGGATCAAAGGGCGGCATCACGGTTGATCCTTCGGAACTTTCTCAGCGCGAGCTTGAGCAGCTTTCACGCGGCTGGGTACGCGGTATGTATAAGTATTTGGGCGAAAAAGTAGACGTACCTGCTCCGGACGTCAATACCAACGGCCAGATCATGGCATGGATGCAGGATGAATACAATAAACTCACTGGGGAGCAGACCATCGGTGTATTTACCGGTAAGCCGCTCACCTACGGCGGTTCCAAGGGAAGAAACGAAGCAACCGGTTTCGGTGTTGCCGTTATTATGCGTGAAGCATGCAAAGCAATCGGTATGGATTTAAAGAAAGCAACCGTTGCCGTTCAGGGTTTCGGAAACGTTGGAAAGTTCACCGTTAAGAACATCATTAAGTTGGGCGGAAAAGTTGTTGCAGTTGCAGAATTCGATAAGAAAGAAGGCACCTATGCGACCTATAAAGAAAGCGGTTTTACCTTTGAAGAATTGAACGATGCAAAGACAAAAGACGGCAGCTTGCTCCACGTACCCGGTGCGAAGAAAATCTCTCTCGATGACTTCTGGGCATTGAATGTCGATGTTATCAGCCCCTGCGCAATGGAAAACGCGATTAAAGAGCACGAAGCCAACCTGATCAAAGCAAAATTGATTTGTGAAGGTGCAAACGGCCCCATCACGTTGGAAGCGGACGATATCCTTTACAAGAAAGGTATCCTCGTTACTCCCGATATTCTGACTAATGCCGGCGGTGTTACGGTTTCTTACTTTGAATGGGTACAGAACCTCTACGGCTACTACTGGACTGAAAAAGAAGTTGAAGAGAAAGAAGAGCGTGCAATGGTCGATGCATTCAACCCGATTTGGGCATTGAAGCAAGAAAAGAACGTTTCGTTCCGCCAAGCAACCTACATGAAATCCATCAAGAGAATTGATGAAGCGATGAAGGTAAGAGGCTGGTATTAA